Sequence from the Acuticoccus sediminis genome:
TTCCTGCCGCAACTGATCGACCTTCGCGCCGGCCCACTGCCGGGCGTCATCGCCGAAGATGAGTCGCGATGGCAATTCGCTCTGCGAAGCAAGCGCCACGATCCGCGCGGCGAGCCGCTTCGGATCGCCGGGCTGGTTGCCGTTCGCGCCGTCTACGAACGCGTGATATTGCGCGACCGCCTCGGCATAGTCCGGAATGTGAATGCTGCCGAAGCTCGCCGACTTCCGGTCCATGAAGTCGGTCCGCAGCATCCCCGGCTCGACCAGGAGCGAGCGGATGCCGAGCGGTGCCAGTTCCTGCGCGAAGCCCTCCATCCATCCCTCGACCGCGAACTTGGACGCCGAGTAGACCGCCCCACCGCCGCTGGCGACCAGCCCGCTGATGGACGAGATGGTGACGATGAGGCCTGAGCGACGCTCACGCATGTGGGGGGCGACCGCCCGCGCGACGTTCATCGTGCCGAACAGGTTGACCTCGAACTGACGCCGCACGGCGGCATCGGTGAAAGTCTCGAAAAATCCCAGTTCGGCGTAGCCGGCATTGTTGACCAGCACGTCGATCGCACCGAATCGACCGGCGGTCTCGGCGGCGACCGAGCGCGCGGCTTCGGCGTCGGTGATGTCGAGCGCGAGAGCGTGCAGGCGATCGTGTCGGCCCCCGCAGGCATCGCGCACCGCGTCGGCGGACCGCGCTGTTGCCACGACCGTTTCGCCCGCATCGAGCGCGGCGCGCGCGATCTCGTGCCCAAGACCCCGGCTTGCACCTGTCACCAGCCAGACCTGTCCCATCCCCCGCTCCTCGTTCCGTTCGCTATCGCTGACTAGGTAGTCGGGCTAATGGATCGAGATAATGGCCTAATCAGTCATGGGCCCGATTAGCGGGGATCACGAATGCGTCCGGAACAGCTCGCTGACCTCGCCGTCTTCGCGGCGATCGCTTCCGACAGCAGCTTCACGCGTGCTGCGAGGCGCCTCGGGGTCACGCAGTCGGCTTTGAGCCAGACGATGAAGCGTCTGGAGGGCCAGCTCGGCTTTCGCCTGCTCTCCCGCACGACGCGCAGCGTCGCCCCGACCGCTGCCGGCGAGCGCCTGCTCGCCACCCTTTCGCCGGCATTGGCCGGGCTGGACCACGAGATCGAAGCGCTGGGCCAGGCCGGGGGGGCAGCGATCGGCACCGTCCGGATCACGACTGGCAAACACGCCGCCGATACGGTGCTGTGGCCGATGCTACCATCCTTCATGCGCCGCTACCCCGGCATTCAGGTGGAGGTGTCCGTGGAGGGAGACATGACCGACGTTGTCGCCGGTCGCTACGATGCCGGCATCCGGCTCGGCGAGCGGCTGGAGAAGGACATGATCGCGCTGGCAGTCGGGCCTCCGCTTCGCGTCGCGGTAGTGGCTGCTCCGGACTATCTGGGCGACCATCCCGCGCCGATGGATCCTGCCGACCTTCCGGCGCATCGCTGCATCGCCTACGGCGACGCGCATGGCGACCTCTCTCCCTGGACGTTCGAGCGCGACGGCCGCGCCGTGACGGTCAGGCCAGGCCGTGGCCCGGTGTTCAACGACGGCGACCTGCTCGTGGCCGCCGCCCTGGAGGGGTTCGGCATCCTCTACATCCTGGAGGATCTGGTCGCTGCGCCACTCGCCGATGGACGTCTCACCCGCCTGCTGGAGCCGTGGTGCGAGCCGTTTGCCGGCTACCACCTCTATTATCCCGATCGGCACGGAACGACCGCCTTCGAACTGTTCAAGGAGGCGCTTCGAGCAAGCCGGGCCGAGTGAAGTCTTGGCCAGCCGCCAGATCGTCAATCGCTGCGCGACCGGTGCCTGACATTTCGTGAGCTGGCCGAGGAGGTTCGCATCGTGCGGGTTCTGCACGGCGCCCGTGCCCGTACCTTCCAGGGCTGTTCGAGCGATGACCGCGAGACCCCGAACGATAGCGCCATCACCCGCCGCCGGCGGACCGGACATACGCGTAGAGCGTCGGCTTCGAGATTCCCATCATCGTGCAGATCTTGATGACCGTGAGCTTCTTCTCCC
This genomic interval carries:
- a CDS encoding LysR family transcriptional regulator translates to MRPEQLADLAVFAAIASDSSFTRAARRLGVTQSALSQTMKRLEGQLGFRLLSRTTRSVAPTAAGERLLATLSPALAGLDHEIEALGQAGGAAIGTVRITTGKHAADTVLWPMLPSFMRRYPGIQVEVSVEGDMTDVVAGRYDAGIRLGERLEKDMIALAVGPPLRVAVVAAPDYLGDHPAPMDPADLPAHRCIAYGDAHGDLSPWTFERDGRAVTVRPGRGPVFNDGDLLVAAALEGFGILYILEDLVAAPLADGRLTRLLEPWCEPFAGYHLYYPDRHGTTAFELFKEALRASRAE
- a CDS encoding SDR family NAD(P)-dependent oxidoreductase, whose translation is MGQVWLVTGASRGLGHEIARAALDAGETVVATARSADAVRDACGGRHDRLHALALDITDAEAARSVAAETAGRFGAIDVLVNNAGYAELGFFETFTDAAVRRQFEVNLFGTMNVARAVAPHMRERRSGLIVTISSISGLVASGGGAVYSASKFAVEGWMEGFAQELAPLGIRSLLVEPGMLRTDFMDRKSASFGSIHIPDYAEAVAQYHAFVDGANGNQPGDPKRLAARIVALASQSELPSRLIFGDDARQWAGAKVDQLRQEIAQSAPDHD